DNA sequence from the Thermus hydrothermalis genome:
GTCTCTGCCACCGGGGATGTTGCCCCTTCGGGCTTTTTGCCGGTGTATGCGGGTAACGTGCGCGAAAAGCGCCTTCTGGAGATTTACCGGGAAAGCCCACTCTTTCGCCAGCTCCGTAACAAGGATCTCCTGAAGGGCAAGTGCGGGGTGTGCGAGTACCGCTATGTGTGCGGGGGTAGCCGGGCCCGCGCCTTTGCGGAAACCGGGGATTACCTCGGGAGCGATCCCCGTTGCGTCTATGTTCCCCCGGCTTGGTTGGCGCAAGTGGGTAAGGGTTTCCGTTGGGAAGGGAGGCAGGCATGAAAAAGGCATTGGTGTTGACGGCTGTAGGGCTTTTTCTAGGCGGCGTATGGGCACAGGATGGAAGCCGGCTTTACGCCCAATACTGCGCCGGTTGCCATCAACCCGCCGGGCAGGGGGTAGCGGGGGCGTTCCCGCCCCTCACGGGCCTGGAGCCTTTCTTCAAGGACCCACGGGGACGCTCCTACCTGGTTCAGGTCGTGGCCTTCGGCCTCCAGGGACCCCTTAAGGTGGGCAACGTGACCTATAACGGCCTCATGCCGGCCTTGGCCCAGCTAAAGGATGAGGAAATCCTTCAGCTACTCAACTACCTGGGCCAAAGCTTTGGGAACAAGAACCCTAAGCCCTTCACCCTGGCCGAGGTTCAGGAGGCCCGAGCCAAGCGCCTTTCCCCGCAGGAGGTGCTCAAGGGGAGGCCTTCCCGCTAGAAGCCTTAGCCCAAGGCGTGGTCCGGGCAGGCCAGGCGCAGGTCCTCTGGGGCCAGGGGGAGGTGGAGGAGGGCGCAGTAAAACCCTCCTTCCCGCCGCAGGTGGCGGCAGGTGAGGCAGAGGCCGGTATCGGCCATCACCCCTTGGCGCACGAGCCCCTCGAGGACCCCCATGAGGGGGAAGAGGAGGCTTTCGGCGTCTACCCCCTCGAGGGCCTTCCGCAAGGGTTGGGCATAGCCCTTTAGGGCCTCGGCCAGGCGCCTTCCCGCCGCCGTGGGGGCGAGGCGGAAGCGGCGCCCGTCTTTAGGGTCTTTTTCCCGCACCAGAAGCCCTTTCCGCTCCAACGTGGCCAAGGCCTCGCTCACCGTGGCCGGGGTGAGGGCCAGGAGGTGGGCGAGGTCCACCACCCCGTGGGGGCGCTCGGTGAGGTGGAGGAGGAGTTGGGCCTGGGTGGCCGTAAGGCCCAGGGGGTGGGCCTCCCGGGTGAGGAGCGCCCTTTCCGCCTGGGCCAAGCGTTCTAGAAGGGCGAGGAGCTTTTCTACCCGGTCTTCCACCCCCTAAGCTTAGGGCCGGAACTCGCTGAAGACGTAATCGGTGTTGGCCGCCCCTTGGTGGCAGGCGTGGCAGGCCTTGGGGTCAATGGCCAAGGGCCGCTTGTCGGGCCCGAAGGCGTAGTAGCCCCAGCCTCCCGTTTCCGCATAGCGCTCGGGGTCTTTGACCATCATCCCGATGAGCTTCCTCGGGCCTTCCACCAAGGCGTTCCCCTCGCTTTTGGCTTCCAGGAGGTCAAAGACGATGACCGTTCCCTTGGGGAAGGGGGACCTTTTCCCCGCCTGGTAGGTGGGAAGCCCCGTGGGGTTCACATAGATGTGGTGCAGGCCGCCAAAGCTCTCGTACAAGGGATGCCCTGGCTTGAGCTCCATGCTCTTCACGTGGGGCCAAAGCCGGAAACCCTCTGGGTAGGGGAAGTCCCCTTGGCCCAAGGCCAGGAGTCCTACCGCCGAGGCCGCGAGGAGGAAAAACCGCAGACGTGACCGGTTCATACCTACCTCCTTAGGATTCCTAAATAATATGGCCTCCCCTTGGGGCCTGTCAAGCCTTGGGCCAGGGGCCCTCGAGGCTCCCCTTGAGCGGCGTTTTTGTACCGCCTCCCCTGGGCGCAGAAGCGCAGGGTGCCCCGGCCTTTTGGGGCTAAAGCCTTCAGCTTCGCTAGGGTTTCCCGCAGGTTCCGCCCGGTGACGGGCAAGGAGAGAGGGTACTTGGCCGGCTTGTGGGCGAACCCACGGCGTCGGGCACCGGAGGGGGCGAACCCCTTGGCCCACCGTCCACCCGGGCCCCTCCTGGGAGAGGCCATAGACGGCCCGCCAAAACCCTAAGCTCGTCTTCCGGTGCCGGGAGGGCGGTAGACCCGCTTGACCTTTAGGTCCATTCCGCCTCCGGCATCACACACTCCGGACACTGCATCTCTACGAAGCGGAGCCAATTGAAAATTTCTTCAACATCCGCCACCGGGCCCAGGTGGTACACCTCCAGGTAGGCATCCGTGATGGCCACCGCGCTGGGGGGGAGGGTTTGGAGAAGGGTGCCCTTGGGGTCCAGGAGGAGGGGAAGGGGGCTTGGGGAGGGTTCTTGGGCGAGGAGAAAGGCCTGGGCCCCCAGGGCCTGGAGTTCCCCCTCCCGGAGGGCGAGGGCCTGGGCCAGGGTTTCGTCCCGCACGAGGACGCAGGGCCGGCCCTTGAGGTCGGGGAGGTAGACCTTTTCCCCCTGGGGGGTGGAGAGGGTACACGTGGGTAAGGGTTTACGGAGCATGCCCTTAGCGTAGGCCAAAGCCCCCAGGGTTCCCGGTAGCGATGCCCAAAGGGGCTTGATCTGGGTCATGGACCCCCCCTGGGGCCTTTCGCCAGAGTGGGCCTTGGGAGGTGGCCTATGCCCCACGTGATCTGCGAGCCTTGTATCGGCGTGAAGGACCGGTCCTGCCAGGAGGTCTGCCCGGTGGAGTGCATCTACGATGCCGGGGAGCAGCTTTACATCCACCCGGAGGAGTGCATTGACTGCGGGGCCTGCGTGCCCGCCTGCCCGGTGAACGCCATCTACCCCGAGGAGGACGTGCCCGAGAAGTGGCGGGACTACGTGGAGAAGAATCGGCTCTGGGCCCAGACCCTGCCCAACGTGCACGTTCTGGAACCCCAGGGTTAGGTACGCCACCAGTAGACCTCCCCGGGTTCTTGGCACACGCCCCGGAAGGCGCAAGCCCCGCAGGCGGTGCCGCAGGGGAGGGGTTTGGCGTAACCCCGCCGGGCAAGCTGGTGGAGGAGAAGCCTTGCCGCCTCCGGGGTGAGGCCCAGCTCCCGGGCCAGTTGGGATGCGGTCTTGGGCGTTTTGAGGAGGTCTAGGGCCTTCTGGGTCATGGCTTAAGGGGGAGGTGTCCGGCGAGGAAGGCTAGGGCGTAGGCCAGGAGGAGCTGGTAGGCCACGGACGAAGTGGCCCAGCGCGTCCCCACCACCTGGCGCAAGGCGGCCAGGGTGGCCACGCAAGGGGTGTAGAGGAGGACGAAGACCAGGTAGGCCAGGGCCCCCATGGGGGCCACGGCGCCCTTCAGGGCGGCCTGCAAGGGGGTGGGCTCGAGGGCCAAGGAAAAGCTCACGGGGGCCACCAGGGAAAGGAGGCCTTGCAGGGTGCCCGCCAGGGCGTGGCCGAAGGCTTCGCCTAGGGTACGCAGGCCCTCGAGGAGGCTCAAGGGGGCCAGGCCCGCTTCGCCCAGGAAGCTCACCCCCAAGGCCCCCACCACCACCTCCTTGGCCACAAAGCCCGGGATGAGGGCCCCCACGAGCCGCCAGTCCCCCACGCCCAGGGGTTCAAAGAGGGGGGTCAGCGCCTGGGCCAGAAGGGCGTAGGGGCTGGTTGCCCCCAAGGGCACGTGGAGGAGGGCCCAGATGAGGAGGACGGCCACCAGGATGGGCCCC
Encoded proteins:
- a CDS encoding cytochrome P460 family protein; translated protein: MNRSRLRFFLLAASAVGLLALGQGDFPYPEGFRLWPHVKSMELKPGHPLYESFGGLHHIYVNPTGLPTYQAGKRSPFPKGTVIVFDLLEAKSEGNALVEGPRKLIGMMVKDPERYAETGGWGYYAFGPDKRPLAIDPKACHACHQGAANTDYVFSEFRP
- a CDS encoding c-type cytochrome, with translation MKKALVLTAVGLFLGGVWAQDGSRLYAQYCAGCHQPAGQGVAGAFPPLTGLEPFFKDPRGRSYLVQVVAFGLQGPLKVGNVTYNGLMPALAQLKDEEILQLLNYLGQSFGNKNPKPFTLAEVQEARAKRLSPQEVLKGRPSR
- a CDS encoding indolepyruvate ferredoxin oxidoreductase subunit alpha, which produces MPHVICEPCIGVKDRSCQEVCPVECIYDAGEQLYIHPEECIDCGACVPACPVNAIYPEEDVPEKWRDYVEKNRLWAQTLPNVHVLEPQG
- a CDS encoding MarR family winged helix-turn-helix transcriptional regulator, which encodes MEDRVEKLLALLERLAQAERALLTREAHPLGLTATQAQLLLHLTERPHGVVDLAHLLALTPATVSEALATLERKGLLVREKDPKDGRRFRLAPTAAGRRLAEALKGYAQPLRKALEGVDAESLLFPLMGVLEGLVRQGVMADTGLCLTCRHLRREGGFYCALLHLPLAPEDLRLACPDHALG